A window from Drosophila yakuba strain Tai18E2 chromosome 3L, Prin_Dyak_Tai18E2_2.1, whole genome shotgun sequence encodes these proteins:
- the LOC6533198 gene encoding putative odorant receptor 65c, translating into MKFGGNLNRYLQFFIDGWNHFRDPSVESRHSAVYYWREQMKAMFLYTTSKERELPFRSTWHTLVNIQVSICFSTMCYGVTESFGDKVQIGRDLAFIIGFFFITFKIYYFQWYGDGLDEVVETLDRLHPWAQKGPGAVDCRTGKRWYFVLAFVLASSWMVFLCIFLLLLITSPMWVHQQILPFHAAFPFQWHDKSIHPISHAIIYLFQSWCAVYTLTWLVCIEGLSVNIYVELTFAIEVLCLELRNLHRRCHEYEELRLETNRLVKFHQKIIDLLDRTNNVFHGTLIMQMGVNFFLVSLSVLEAMEARKDPKVVVQFAILMLLALGHLSMWSFFGDLLSQESLKISDAAYEAYDPTKGSKDVYRDLCLIIRRGQKPLIMRASPFPPFNFINYSAILNQCYVILTFLLNTLD; encoded by the exons ATGAAGTTTGGTGGAAATTTGAATCGTTATCTACAGTTTTTTATCGACGGCTGGAATCATTTTCGGGATCCTTCGGTGGAGTCCCGCCACTCTGCTGTTTACTATTGGAGGGAGCAGATGAA AGCTATGTTCTTATATACAACCTCGAAGGAACGCGAACTGCCCTTCCGTTCCACATGGCACACTTTGGTTAACATTCAAGTGTCCATTTGTTTTTCAACAATGTGCTATGGCGTTACCGAATCGTTTGGGGACAAGGTTCAAATAGGTCGGGATCTTGCATTCATAATTGGG tttttttttattacttttaaaatatactaTTTTCAATGGTATGGCGATGGACTTGACGAGGTTGTTGAAACCCTGGACAGATTACATCCTTGGGCGCAAAAAGGTCCTGGTGCAGTGGATTGTAGAACTGGCAAACGCTGGTACTTCGTGTTAGCATTTGTTTTAGCTTCATCCTGGATGGTTTTTCTGTGCATTTTTCTATTGCTACTCATTACATCACCCATGTGGGTCCATCAGCAGATCCTTCCTTTTCATGCCGCCTTTCCTTTTCAATGGCATGATAAGTCGATTCACCCCATCAGCCATGccataatatatttatttcagagCTGGTGTGCAGTTTATACGTTGACTTGGCTCGTGTGCATCGAGGGACTATCTGTGAATATCTACGTGGAATTAACATTTGCCATAGAAGTTCTATGCCTCGAACTGCGAAACCTTCATCGGAGGTGTCATGAATATGAAGAGTTGAGATTGGAGACGAATCGCTTGGTGAAGTTTCATCAGAAGATTATTGA CCTTTTGGATCGTACTAACAATGTATTTCATGGAACCCTCATAATGCAAATGGGAGTAAACTTTTTCTTGGTATCCCTTTCGGTCTTAGAGGCCATGGAGGCGCGAAAGGATCCCAAGGTGGTGGTCCAGTTTGCAATCCTAATGCTGCTCGCCCTGGGGCATCTTTCCATGTGGTCGTTTTTTGGAGACCTGTTGTCCCAGGAGTCATTGAAAATTTCGGACGCAGCTTATGAGGCTTACGATCCCACCAAAGGATCCAAGGATGTTTATAGAGACCTCTGCTTAATTATTAGGCGTGGCCAGAAGCCTCTGATCATGAGAGCCAGCCCCTTTCCGCcctttaattttataaactaCAGCGCT ATACTTAATCAATGCTATGTCATCTTGACATTTTTGTTAAACACATTAGACTAA
- the LOC6533197 gene encoding putative odorant receptor 65b yields MDSRGSIYRFLKFFKIGWRIYQNPKLESSHSSIYYWREQMKAMALFTTTEERQLPYRSTWHLIVNIQLFVFFTSMCYGFMESVGDHVEMGRDFAFILGAFFIVFKVFYFNWYGDDLDQVINELEEFHPWTKIGPGAVDYRAGKRWYFVMAFFLVSSWAFFLCVFILLLITSPMWVHQQNLPFHAAFPFQWHDRSLHPIGHFIIYVYQSYFSAYALTWLLCIEGLSVCIYAEITFAIEVLCLELRHIHRFKDGLTELRMETNRLVKLHQKIVEILDRTNNVFHGTLIMQMGVNFSLVSISVLEAMEARKDPKVVVQFAILMMLALGHLSMWSFFGDMLSQESLKISDAAYDAYDPTKGSKDVYRDLCLIIRRGQEPLIMRASPFPSFNLINYSAILNQCYGILTFLLKTLD; encoded by the exons ATGGATTCACGAGGCAGTATCTACCGTTTTCTAAAGTTTTTTAAGATCGGCTGGAGGATTTACCAAAATCCAAAGTTGGAGTCCAGTCACTCATCAATCTACTATTGGCGGGAGCAGATGAA GGCAATGGCATTGTTTACAACCACAGAGGAACGCCAGTTGCCCTACCGATCTACATGGCACCTTATAGTAAATATTcaacttttcgtttttttcaCTTCAATGTGCTATGGATTTATGGAATCGGTAGGGGATCATGTTGAAATGGGACGAGATTTTGCTTTCATCCTTGGC gcattttttattgtgtttaaGGTTTTCTATTTTAACTGGTATGGCGATGACCTTGACCAGGTGATCAATGAACTGGAAGAATTTCATCCTTGGACTAAGATAGGTCCTGGTGCAGTGGACTATAGAGCTGGCAAACGTTGGTACTTCGTGATGGCTTTCTTTTTGGTCTCTTCATGGGCGTTCTTCTTGTGTGTTTTTATATTGTTACTCATTACATCACCCATGTGGGTCCATCAGCAGAACCTTCCCTTTCATGCGGCCTTTCCTTTCCAATGGCACGACAGATCGCTTCATCCCATTGGCCACTTTATAATCTATGTGTATCAGAGCTATTTTTCAGCGTATGCTCTGACTTGGCTTTTGTGCATTGAGGGCCTATCTGTTTGCATATATGCGGAAATAACTTTTGCCATTGAGGTATTATGCCTGGAATTACGACATATTCACCGATTCAAGGATGGCCTTACAGAGCTGCGAATGGAGACGAATCGCTTAGTCAAGCTTCATCAGAAGATTGTGGA AATTTTAGATCGGACCAACAACGTTTTTCATGGTACCCTCATAATGCAAATGGGGGTTAACTTTTCCTTGGTGTCCATATCGGTTTTAGAGGCCATGGAGGCGCGAAAGGATCCCAAGGTGGTCGTCCAGTTTGCAATCCTCATGATGCTCGCCTTGGGACATCTGTCCATGTGGTCCTTCTTTGGAGATATGTTATCCCAGGAATcattgaaaatatcagatgCAGCTTATGACGCTTACGATCCCACCAAAGGATCCAAAGATGTGTATAGAGACCTCTGCCTTATAATTAGGCGTGGCCAGGAACCTCTGATCATGAGAGCCAGTCCCTTTCCATCCTTTAACTTAATAAACTACAGCGCT ATACTTAACCAATGCTATGGAATCTtgacatttttgttaaagACATTAgactaa
- the LOC26534669 gene encoding putative odorant receptor 65c — protein MCYGVTESIGDRLFFIAFKIFYFQWYGDGLDEVVETLDRLHPWAHKGPGAVDYRTGKRWYFQLSFVVISSWMCFLCIFLLLLITSPMWIHQQILPLHAAFPFQWHDKSIHPISHAIIYLFQSWCAVYTLTWLVCIEGLSVNIYVELTFAIEVLCLELRNLHRRCHGYEELRLETNRLIKFHQKIVK, from the exons ATGTGCTATGGCGTTACCGAATCAATAGGAGACAGG cttttttttatagcttttaaaatattctattTTCAATGGTATGGCGATGGACTTGACGAGGTTGTTGAAACCCTGGACAGATTACATCCTTGGGCACATAAAGGTCCTGGTGCAGTGGATTATAGAACTGGCAAACGCTGGTACTTCCAGTTGTCATTTGTTGTAATTTCATCGTGGATGTGTTTTCTGTGCATTTTTCTATTGCTCCTCATTACATCACCCATGTGGATCCATCAGCAGATCCTTCCCCTTCATGCAGCCTTTCCTTTTCAATGGCATGATAAGTCGATTCACCCCATCAGCCATGccataatatatttatttcagagCTGGTGTGCAGTTTATACGTTGACTTGGCTCGTGTGCATCGAGGGACTATCTGTGAATATCTACGTGGAATTAACATTTGCCATAGAAGTTCTATGCCTCGAACTGCGAAACCTTCATCGGAGGTGCCATGGATATGAAGAGTTGAGATTAGAGACGAATCGCTTGATCAAGTTTCATCAGAAGATTG